A region from the Manihot esculenta cultivar AM560-2 chromosome 13, M.esculenta_v8, whole genome shotgun sequence genome encodes:
- the LOC110629265 gene encoding putative UDP-rhamnose:rhamnosyltransferase 1, whose product MREPKKLHVALFPWLAFGHIIPFFELAKHIAQRGHKISFISTPRNIQRLPKIPSNLAPRINLVSLPLPTVDHLPQDAEATSDLPSQKIPYLKIAYDGLEGPFLQFLKTSSPDWIICDFAQHWLPPIAANLGISLAFFGILSAWSVSFFGSSSSAMIKGEDPRSQPEDFTVIPEWIPFPSKVAFKLHEAKRLFQAWKEDSA is encoded by the coding sequence ATGAGAGAACCTAAAAAGCTTCATGTCGCTCTGTTTCCATGGCTGGCATTTGGTCATATAATCCCATTCTTTGAGCTTGCCAAGCACATAGCCCAAAGGGGTCATAAGATCTCCTTCATATCTACTCCTAGAAACATCCAACGATTACCCAAAATCCCTTCAAATTTAGCACCGCGTATCAATTTAGTGAGCCTCCCTTTACCCACTGTTGATCATCTTCCACAGGATGCAGAAGCCACCAGTGACCTACCTTCCCAGAAAATTCCATACCTCAAGATTGCCTACGACGGCCTCGAAGGCCCTTTTCTTCAGTTCTTGAAAACATCTTCTCCTGATTGGATCATTTGCGACTTTGCTCAGCACTGGTTACCTCCCATTGCTGCTAATCTTGGGATCTCGCTTGCCTTCTTTGGTATTTTAAGTGCATGGAGTGTATCTTTCTTTGGATCATCATCGTCTGCCATGATTAAGGGTGAGGATCCACGGTCTCAACCGGAAGATTTCACTGTAATCCCTGAGTGGATCCCTTTTCCTTCCAAGGTCGCTTTTAAGCTCCACGAGGCAAAAAGACTTTTTCAAGCATGGAAAGAAGATtctgcatga